A region of Necator americanus strain Aroian chromosome I, whole genome shotgun sequence DNA encodes the following proteins:
- a CDS encoding hypothetical protein (NECATOR_CHRI.G3456.T2), which produces MAMAPHSPALSTCVTIGRRYAFAKRRITPRKPPPPPPLNCKVVPLPRITRSIHGRADIPTSPVGIFKMSLGRFGLLPPELIRQICYNLTLDDILIFQKCHHFLEVMIDNVFFADMKVMRANCDAEGNTVSVSASSSSTCFSTSSNWKEVMYKSSRINKLFIKRTEDAKDSYLLDIIERSEFYLLELEIHLLPGLQSNQHSKNNIYPRLTEFLTSCGQNLTRFRLEVGESNSIEYLHYGANATLIYSQDKDSLFQQQLVIPLFQALNEGRPCPSMLTLRVEWREKPVIALQTAFHAALPRSQRCMLQVLKLDFGSNVSTLSREEIQQILAQYAPYLNETRRLQHLILDLSRSQLLASELEMLYSIISRELQQTHRISLYTSEYLPKTNVVRKQMHTNRIVCS; this is translated from the exons AGGAGGATCACTCCGAGAAAgccgccgccgccaccgccgctTAATTGCAAGGTCGTGCCGCTGCCGCGGATCACAAGATCCATACACG GCAGAGCTGACATCCCCACAAGCCCGGTTG gaatttttaaaatgtccTTAGGCCGCTTCGGTTTACTTCCGCCGGAGCTTATCCGCCAAATTTGCTACAATCTGACCCTCGACGATATCCTCATTTTTCAG aaatgccatcattttctggaagtgatGATCGATAACGTGTTCTTTGCTGACATGAAAGTGATGCGAGCGAACTGCGATGCTGAAG GCAACACTGTTTCCGTTTCCGCTTCTTCCTCATCCACTTGCTTCTCTACATCGTCGAACTGGAAAGAAGTTATGTACAAATCGAGCAGAATCAACAAGTTGTTTATTAAAAGAACGGAGGATGCGAAGGATAGCTATCTATTGGATATTATCGAGAGATCAG AATTCTACCTGCTCGAACTGGAAATTCACCTCCTACCCGGTCTACAAAGCAATCAACActctaaaaataatatttatccG AGATTAACCGAGTTCTTAACGTCATGCGGTCAAAATCTCACTCGTTTCCGTCTCGAAGTAGGCGAATCCAATTCGATCGAATACCTCCATTATGGGGCAAATGCCACTTTGATCTACTCTCAAGACAAAGACTCTCTGTTTCAACAACAACTCGTCATTCCTTTGTTCCAGGCGTTGAATGAAG gtcGCCCTTGTCCATCAATGTTAACGCTTCGAGTGGAATGGCGTGAAAAACCAGTGATAGCATTGCAAACCGCTTTTCACGCTGCTTTGCCGAGAAGTCAACGATGCATGCTGCAGGTTCTTAAACTGG ATTTTGGCTCCAACGTGTCCACACTTTCTCGTGAAGAGATCCAACAGATTCTCGCCCAATATGCTCCGTACCTAAACGAAACACGACGGTTGCAGCACCTCATCCTTGATCTGAGCCGAAGCCAG CTTCTAGCATCCGAACTCGAAATGCTTTACTCGATCATCTCACGAGAATTACAGCAAACTCATCGCATCTCTCTGTACACCTCGGAATACCTCCCAAAAACGAATGTAGTTCGGAAACAAATGCACACGAACAGAATAGTGTGCTCTTGA
- a CDS encoding hypothetical protein (NECATOR_CHRI.G3456.T1) has product MSLGRFGLLPPELIRQICYNLTLDDILIFQKCHHFLEVMIDNVFFADMKVMRANCDAEGNTVSVSASSSSTCFSTSSNWKEVMYKSSRINKLFIKRTEDAKDSYLLDIIERSEFYLLELEIHLLPGLQSNQHSKNNIYPRLTEFLTSCGQNLTRFRLEVGESNSIEYLHYGANATLIYSQDKDSLFQQQLVIPLFQALNEGRPCPSMLTLRVEWREKPVIALQTAFHAALPRSQRCMLQVLKLDFGSNVSTLSREEIQQILAQYAPYLNETRRLQHLILDLSRSQLLASELEMLYSIISRELQQTHRISLYTSEYLPKTNVVRKQMHTNRIVCS; this is encoded by the exons atgtccTTAGGCCGCTTCGGTTTACTTCCGCCGGAGCTTATCCGCCAAATTTGCTACAATCTGACCCTCGACGATATCCTCATTTTTCAG aaatgccatcattttctggaagtgatGATCGATAACGTGTTCTTTGCTGACATGAAAGTGATGCGAGCGAACTGCGATGCTGAAG GCAACACTGTTTCCGTTTCCGCTTCTTCCTCATCCACTTGCTTCTCTACATCGTCGAACTGGAAAGAAGTTATGTACAAATCGAGCAGAATCAACAAGTTGTTTATTAAAAGAACGGAGGATGCGAAGGATAGCTATCTATTGGATATTATCGAGAGATCAG AATTCTACCTGCTCGAACTGGAAATTCACCTCCTACCCGGTCTACAAAGCAATCAACActctaaaaataatatttatccG AGATTAACCGAGTTCTTAACGTCATGCGGTCAAAATCTCACTCGTTTCCGTCTCGAAGTAGGCGAATCCAATTCGATCGAATACCTCCATTATGGGGCAAATGCCACTTTGATCTACTCTCAAGACAAAGACTCTCTGTTTCAACAACAACTCGTCATTCCTTTGTTCCAGGCGTTGAATGAAG gtcGCCCTTGTCCATCAATGTTAACGCTTCGAGTGGAATGGCGTGAAAAACCAGTGATAGCATTGCAAACCGCTTTTCACGCTGCTTTGCCGAGAAGTCAACGATGCATGCTGCAGGTTCTTAAACTGG ATTTTGGCTCCAACGTGTCCACACTTTCTCGTGAAGAGATCCAACAGATTCTCGCCCAATATGCTCCGTACCTAAACGAAACACGACGGTTGCAGCACCTCATCCTTGATCTGAGCCGAAGCCAG CTTCTAGCATCCGAACTCGAAATGCTTTACTCGATCATCTCACGAGAATTACAGCAAACTCATCGCATCTCTCTGTACACCTCGGAATACCTCCCAAAAACGAATGTAGTTCGGAAACAAATGCACACGAACAGAATAGTGTGCTCTTGA